The Leptospira sp. WS39.C2 genome contains a region encoding:
- a CDS encoding 4a-hydroxytetrahydrobiopterin dehydratase, which produces MKENNQVLSETVIQTLVDTYPGWTYYKETEISYLSFDCQFSSFQSAFLFLTKLAFVSETLDHHAEIWNLYKHVKLKLYTHTSNLITEKDSKFVNLLMSKD; this is translated from the coding sequence ATGAAAGAAAATAACCAAGTATTGTCAGAAACTGTGATCCAGACTTTGGTTGATACTTATCCAGGATGGACTTATTACAAAGAAACGGAGATTAGTTATCTTAGTTTTGATTGTCAATTTAGTTCGTTTCAAAGTGCTTTTTTATTCTTAACAAAACTTGCATTTGTTTCCGAGACCCTAGACCACCATGCCGAAATATGGAATCTGTACAAGCATGTAAAACTCAAATTATACACACATACTTCTAATCTGATAACCGAGAAAGATTCGAAGTTTGTAAACCTTCTAATGTCCAAAGACTAA